GGGTGTCGTGGCAAGGTGAAGCGTAATACGATAGCGCTGACTAAGAAAACGGTCGCCTGCGCAAGTAACCATACTTCAATCGTTGAGTGCATCGTCGTTAGTGCGATGGCGAACAGAATGAGAATCAGCCAATAACCTTTTAGATAACCGGTTCGATGAAGCGAAAACTGAACAAGGGCTTCATACTGAATCAGGGTAATACCGGCATAGACAAAAACCATATATTTGATGTAATGTGCTGCCGCTTCATAACCATCACCGAACAGTAGAGGGATCAGATATGGCACGATCGTCCAGTAGATGAGAACGGCAAGAATGAGTCCACTCAGGAGAAGACTGTAAAATCGACGTTCCCAAAGGTGGAACGAGTCCTCTTGGCTCTTTTGGCTTAGGCGTGGCAACAACAACTGTGCCAAGGAGAGTGCGACGAACAATAAGAGTTGACCAAACCGTAAGGCGACAGAATAGTCTCCTGCTAGCTGTGGAAAGTAGCGTGTGACAAGCAGACTATCAAGTGTGAAGAACAAGGTCATGACGACCTGTGTATGAATCATGTGGATAAGTCCGCTAGCTTCCATTTGTCCTTTGCTGACTGGAAAGGAAACTTGCGTAAGACTTAACAGATAGGATGCGATCATGCCGAGTAGAATGAAAATAAGGGCATACGTAACGTTCGTCTGTTGGATTAAGAGCCAGGTGGCTAAGACTTTGACGACGGATTCGATGTAATAAGAGAGGTTGAGTGCATAAAAGCGTTCTGTTGCTTGTAACACACCACGGCGAAAGGACAAAAGAATGTGGAAACCGACAATAAAGTAAACAATCAGAAGGTTTATTTTGGTAAATGGCAGGAAATAGGGTAATGCATAAAGTAAAATAAGTAAGATAGATCCTGTAATCGCTAAAATGCGTATACTGAGATTTTTGTAATTATTCGTTTTTTGTTGACTGTAGTCCCGGGTGACGGTCCATTGTAAGGCGCTGCCGATGATCAGTAGTAGACCTAAGAAAGCCAGGTAAGCATTGAGCAATCCGTAAACAGCACTAGAAAGTTCGCGAGCCAACAATAAGTGATAGGCATAGTTGACGAGATTCAGTGCCACATCAAGAATCGGAAAAATCAAGAGGACAGCATGTCGTTGGATAAAGCTTGTCATCAATACACCTCCCACTAGTCAGAGTTGTTTCATGGAAAGGATGAGCCTTATGAGTCAAGAATACATTGCTGTGTTCACTGATCATTTTCGTCAGATTCCTTACGAATCACTGATTTCCTATTATCCTGTTCTATTTTATACACAACCAGGGAAATGTCCTGCTTCTTTCCAACAAATTGCCATTACAGAAATCAAAGAAGCGGAAACGCATGAAATATTATTGTATATCGTTGATTATGAAACACGTGAAGATGAGCTAGCCATCGCCAATCAGATTCGTGCGACACGACCCCGATCAAAGATTCTGATGGTCAAGGAAGCAATTCGACGAAAAGGTGATTTTCCATATCATTTGGTCCAAGGTGATGGTATGTTGCGCCTGTTTTCCTATCGTCCGGCTTACCCAAATGAATTATTTGCTGAAATCCAGCATATTATCCATCCTGAATATCCCATTTTAAAGGATACTATAGCCTTTATATTGCCAATATTTAACGAAGAGAAACGTTTTAATTATGTAAAAGATTTTCTGGAATCGCTCGCGACCTTCATCAGCGAAGATTACATTCACGCCTCGATCAACTTCTTTGATGACGCGTCATCTGATCGATCTAAGGCACTCTTACAGGAGTACCGTTCGATCGTCATGGAAGCGACGGATACTTTATTCACCGTCGGTTATCTCGAAGTCCATCAAGTCGAACAAAATACACGGAAAGCCGGTTTATTCATCGAAGGGATGAAAAACATCTCAAGTGATTATTATGTTTTCGTCGATGCGGACAATTCGTTTCGGATCGAAGATATCGCCCGTCTGTTGACGATTGCCCAGGAAGGGTATTATGACATCGTCGTCGGAACGAAGGATTTGACGATTGAAGACCGGGGTGCCGTCCGTCGTTTCATGAGCTTCGGTAAACGCAATCTGACGCGCTTCTTTTTACCAAAAGGTGTGACCGATTCGCAGACCGGTTTAAAGATCATCAACCGACGTGTCGTTCATCGTCTGTTGCCTTATCTGCACGTCGAGAGCGGTCTCGCGATTGATTTGGAGTTGATGTATGCAGCAAAAAAAGAGCGCTTGCGGGTGTACCAACAACCCGTAACTTGTATCGAACGCGAAGGATCACACGTCAATCTCGTAAAGGATTCGATTGCGTTCTTGCAGACGATGTTTAGCTTATACAAGCGTCATCGGAAAGAAGAAGTACCGGTGAAATGAAATAAGGACAACGGGAATTAATTCCCGTTGTCCTTATTTCGTTGTATCGATGGATTATTTCTTCTTCGCACGTCGCAAGCGAGGCACGCGTTTTTTGACGAAGGATGCAACGCGCGACTGCATCGCAATACCGCGCTTGCCTGTCATGAAGTAAATCACTAAGATACTAATCGGTAAAGCCAGTACTAGAATGACGAGACCCGAATAATAGATCGGACGGAGGACGACGGATACGTGTGCCGTTTTCTCGTTTGAGCGGTACAACTGACTGACACCATTTAAAGCAGTATTTCCACGCATCACTTCTTCTTTTGTCTGTAACTCGAATAGTGGCGTCGGTGAATCATTGACTGTGAAGCGTCCGAGTGCGGCATCGCTTGTTATATCCCGTCCCATCTGTGAGGCGTCCACGTTAAGTGCACGGGCAGCTTCTGTCGAGAACAACGTTTCACTTTGTTCCGAGAGAACCAACTGGTCAACCAAGATCAGTTGATCGTATGGTAACACTTCAAGATTCTTCAGACGCAATTGACCAGCTTTTTTCTCATTCCCACGCGTCCAGATGTGTAGTTGCATCCGCACGGTCTTCTTCGGTGGAGTGACGATCTGCTCATAGTGATTCCACTGCTTTTTCTTCTTTTCCTCGACTTCATTAATGAAGTCCGTCCCAATGACACGATCATCTTCATCCAAGTAATAGACTTTAAGATGCCGCTGACGAACGTTCTTACTGACGGCGTCGAATTGAATCAAATATTCGTGACTCGGTTTCACCTTCATTTTTTGCGAGGCATAAATGTACCAGTCACACGAACATGTCGGTTCATAATCAATCGTGTAGCCGTCTTCTGTTTCACTTGCGTCAAACATATCGTCCGTGATCGAGACACATGTCGCACAATTCGCTGCCGCCTCGGGAGCAGCGAGCGCTTTATCGGTCACGATCTCGCTCGGATCAAACTTGTGTAGATCTTTCCAATCGACGAGTGACGGCACCTTACTCGCATAGGATAGTTCGACTTGATAGCTTCCCTTCTCGAGTGGGATATCGGACAACTTCACATCGTATAACGTTTGATAGACATCATTCAATTCCATCATTCGGTATGGGAACGCTAGATGCAACGGATCGTATGTGACCGTCTGATCACCGATCTGCTCTTGATGTTTTTGACCCTTTAGAATATCGGCACGGGACAAGGAGCGTTCGAAGACGATCTGTTTACCGTCTCGAATTTTGACGGTGACCTGACCATCGCTTCCTGGTGGTGGGGTCAACATCAATTGAAGTTGATAGTTCGTCGCTTCTCGAATATCGATCGAACGCTGTAAACGTCCACGTTGCGCAGCGATTCCTTTCCCAAAGCTCAGTCCAGGATAGTTTCGCTCCGACTGCAAGTGTCCCGTGTAATCAAATCCGGTCTCTGCCTCGAGTACCATCAAGGTTTTCGTGAAAGCGAGCGTATCATCAACCCGTTTTCGTAAAGTGGTCAACTTTTCTTCCGGAATCAGGACGATATTTTGGATGGCATTGAACCCTTCCGTATTCGTGACACTGAGCGTCGCAGGACCGGTCGGTGTCGTGAACGAACCGAGTGGCACCCAAGCGAGTTTAGCACCGGATTGTTGTTGCGTTGGGATCGTTACACCTCGTTTATTGAATGTCAGATCGAGCTGACCCCCTTTTTGATTCAACAGCACGCGGGCAAAACCAGCGTAGCGACCAGCAGGTAAATCTTTCGTCATCGTAAACGTGTTCGGAATCATATAATCCTCATAGCTAAAGATTTTAATGTCATGAACCCACCAGTACGTTTTTCGCTCAGGGCGTTGGAAGCTGAGTAGATCGATCCGCATCGTCTTTGCGTTCCGCGGTGTGACATATTCACCTTGCAAGTGAATCGCATCGACATCACCAGAATCACGTGGAGCGACGACATACGTTTGATTCAGTTCACGATCCTTTTCATCAAAGAACCGGACTTTGATATGCAAGCGGTCAACGCCACGACCACTCGCTGTAATATCGAAGCGATAGGCATTGTTCGGTCGTGCCGGTAACTTACCGGATTTCGCGACTTGCCAGATATATTTCGGATCACCTTCCGCGACTTCGGCGTGGAGGACCGGTAAGTCGTTATCTTTTGACATCGGATTCGGGGACAAGTCGACGATGTCCGGATTATCGGCTTTAAAGAACGTCTCATCCTCAAGCATCGAGTTAAAGGAAGCGACCTGTTTCGCCTTTAGTCCGTCTAATTTGTAGACGGGTGCGTCAATCCGGGCGGAAGCAAACGATAAACCGATGCCGTCCCCAAAATTGAGATCGAACGATGGATTCGTCATACCTTGCGTCCGTAAATACCAGCGCCAGTCATTATTTCGAAGGAACGTCTTACCCCAGTTCAGGAAAGCATTCGCTGAATCGATCGCTTCGAACGGTTTCCAGTAGTATTCTTCTGGCACCTGACTGAGCACAAGATCGTTTTCTTCGATCATTTCGACGATATCCCCCTGTTTCATCCAGGAGAGACTGTTCTGATGGGCTTGTGTCGCATACAAGATCGATTGACGACCGAGATCGTATCCATCCAGTGTCGGATAACTGATTGAGCGTTCGAGTCCATACGGTGTCAAAATCAATTGTGGAACGGTTCGAGTATCGAGCGGTGCAATCAAGTCGAATAAGGTGAATAAGCCGATTTGCTTCGTTTGTACAAGATCACGTTGTTCCTGTAGAATCTTTAAATTGAAGTCTTGTCGATCTTTCATTCCCGTGTATTCATCGCGGTAAGCAAACTGTTTTAATCCGAACGCTTTCGCGATTTGTCCGGCTTGTTCCGACCGACCAGTATCGAGTAGATACTGCATGAACGTCATCATATAACCGATCGTCGGGGAAGCACCTTCATGATGAAAGACGGTATCATGCGCTGACGTATAAACCTGAACGTCACCCGTTGCTTTGATTTCTCCACCCTTACGTGGATTTTGATTCCAGCGGGGAGTCGCGATACCGGTACTCGGTTGCGTCATCTCGTCCGCAATCGGGAACTGCAACCATTTTCCATCGACTTCTTCTTGGATAGCAGTGTATTCCTTCGGTATTTTGACCGGATGATAAAAACCTTCCATATAGACAGTCCGGTAAGGAAGGAAAAAGCAGGCGACGACAATCAGCGTACCGAAGATCGAGACAATCCGGTACAGCTGTAAGGGAATTGTCCGGGACGCACGGATAAAGACGGCGTTTAACCCGACGGCAAGCAACAAGCTATAACTGACCATCAATAGACCAACGAGTTTGTTCGGATCGCGGAACATCGCACCAATCAAAGGTGTCTTCGTCACGAACAGGACAAACGCATCGGCAACTTGTTCATGTGTACCGGTCGCGAAGACGATCAGTGGAATCGCAAGCAAGCTGAAGAAGAGATGGATCGGTTGGCGATACGCGACAATCGCTCCTATTAAGATGAGTAAAAGGGTAATGGCACCACCAATCCAAAACGTAAGCGGTAGTGTCGTCAAATCAAACATCGGCCACCAATAGCTCGTTAAAAATAAAACATTCGTCCAGCTCGAGTGCCGACTGAACAACATCAATGTATCAGAGACATTGATATTATGCTGTGAGGCTTGAGATCCGGTCAGAATCGAGCCGACGTACATCAAGAACCAATAACCATTGAACAGTAAAAAGATGATACCGAAGGCGCAGGTTGCCCGAACATAAAACCAGAGTAAGGAAGACCAGACGCGTTCCTTGCGTCGTGTCCAACTCGTCTTTAGGAAAATTAATCCGACCATGATGCCCATGTAGATCAAGGAAAAGAAGAAGTAATGAATGCCAGCTGCCATGAAAGCGAAGACGATTGATAAACCAGTGATGTCAATCCATGTTCGTCGACTTAACCGATCAGAGAAGCGGAATCCGGGATCAAGCTGTTCACGAAACTTCGGGTCGAAAATGTTAAAAAACAACATCAAAGCGTACGGAAAGACAGAGTAGCCGCAAAGTAAATAAATATGCTGGATTCGCGTGATCACCCAGGGGTTTAAGGCATAAAACAAAGCGGCGATCGCGAAAGCAATTAGTGACAGGTAGGAAAAGTGTTTTGACACATACACGGAATGGAGACGTTTCGTAAGGGCAAACATCGATAGGGCAGAAATCGTCAACAGACCGATGATGAACGACTTGATCAAGACTGGTCCGGACGAGCCGAATAATAGACTTAATAAATAAAACGGTAAGATGTAGAGCAAGCGCGCGACGTTCAGAAGTGTCGTCGTACTCCAACGATTGTTCCAAGCGCCATAAATCTCTTCTAAGTAGCGATGAGAGGAAAGTCCGAATGACATATCACTGAACGTGACCATTCCAGAACGAAATAGTGGAAGACTATATACGAGAATGAATAGGAACATAGCCGATAATACGATGATATCCTTTCGATATATATGAGTAAAAGTCATGACGCGTTGACGTAAAGAAGACATCAGGTTGCTCCTTTCATGAAAATCCGTGCTGAACTTCTTCTCTATAGAGGAGTGATATTCCTAGAAATGGATGTACTTATTTTAGCAATAATTGCTAGAGGGAACGTCCGTCGTGAGAAGGAGCATTACGGACGAATGCTTTCGGGTAAAGACCTACAACGAAACGAGTAGGAGGAAAGCGCATGAAATGGAAGGGAAGACAACGGAGTTCGAACGTTGAGGATCGACGGGGGATGGGTGGGAAAGGAATTGCCGGTATCGGTGGGGGTGTCGGGATCATCCTGTTGATCGTCATCACCTTGATGGGCGGTAATCCAGCTGAATTACTGGGAGACTTAACTGGTAGTGATCAGCAAGATACGGCGTATCAAGAAACGGCACAGGAAAAAGAAGCAGCGGATTTTGTTTCCGTCGTCCTAGCCGATACGGAACGGGTCTGGACGGAAGAGTTTGAACAAGACGGCAAGACGTATAAAAAACCGAAGCTCGTTTTATACACAGATCAAGTCAGTTCGGCTTGTGGACAAGCCGGGAAGTCGGTCGGTCCCTTTTATTGTCCCGGTGATCAGAAATTATACATCGATTTAAGCTTTTATGATGAACTGCAGACGAAGTACGGGGCACCGGGCGATTTTGCGATGGCCTATGTCATTGCACATGAAGTCGGGCATCACGTCCAAACGTTGCTTGGAAAGTCGGATGAGATCATGCCACTTCGAGAACAGATGAGTGAAGAGAAGTTCAATAAATACCTTGTTCGATTCGAGCTACAAGCAGATTATTACGCGGGTGTCTGGGCACATCACGCGCAAGGCGAAAACTTGCTCGAAGAAGGCGATCTCGAAGAAGCGTTGACGGCAGCGAATGCTGTCGGGGACGATACGTTACAAGAGAAAGGGCAAGGATATGTCGTACCGGAAAGTTTTACCCACGGCACATCGGCACAACGGGAGCGTTGGTTCCAAAAAGGTTTTGATAACGGAACGATTGAAGGCGGAGATACATTCAAGGCAAAAAATCTATAACAGATAGGCAAAAAACCTGTGTTCTGCTTATGCGGAACACAGGTTTTCGTTATTTAAAGACCATCTTATGACCGGAACATCGTTGGATCATCCGGAACGTTTTCGAGATAGGCGATCCGTCCGTTTCCGTCGAGACGTGCGATATCTTTTCCATCTTGCGTAAAGACACTACCGTCGGCACGTTTACCACAGACTGCCCAGCGTGTTGCATACGTTCCGGGTGTTGTCTCTTCCCAGCCTGCATACATGTGTTTAATATCCTGATTCGCCGTGAACACATAACGGACGAATTGTTTCCAGGCGTCGATGCCGTGTTGCGGTTGTCCGTTTAAAACGAACGTAATATCCGTCGTAAACAAAGATACGAGATCCTCGAAAGCTTGTGCGTCCGTGCGTGACGCGTCGAATAAGTCAAAATAACGATTCAATACCATAGCAATAACCTCTTTCTTTAATTAAAGTGCCATCATCCGATCTTTGATTAACATATGAAGCCGTTCTAAATGTTCTGGTGGACAGGATGTATCGATGGCTTGACGAATCGAGCCGATTGATTCACGTTTTAATGTCGACTGCCATGCGTCTTCCGCCTCTGTCATCAGATTTGAAAGCAGACCGATCTCCTGTTCTTGAATTCCCATCAAATCTTTAAAGACACCGCTTGACGCGTACAACGTCTGTTTGCCCTCAATGGCTTGGTAGACATCGAAGATTTGAATTTCGTCTGCCGAACGTCGTAAGCGAAAGCCCCCTTTGACACCTGGTACGGAATACAACAGATCCGCCTGAACGAGTTTTCGTAAGAGTTTTTGGAAGTAAGTCGGTGAAGCACCAAGTTGTTGACTAATGAACTCACCGGACAAAACGGCGCGCTCCGGCAAGAAGGTTAAGAGCAACATCGCATAAACGGATTGCTCGACTCCTGTTTTCATTTGCATAGAAAGACTCCTTTCGTTAAACGTGGATAATGTATATCCATAATAGTTTAGGTATAAAGATTTGTCGAATGATATGCTCTCACAAAACCGTCACACCTTTTCGACAGCATCTGCATGGCATCCCCGTTCCGGATTCGGTATACTAAATGTACGATATGTGAAAATATTCACTAAAAGTCGTTCACACTTTGTGAAAGGACGTTTGTATATGAATCCATTAAAAGGAATCGTTCAGATTCCACGTAGTATTCTCATTCAATTCATCATTGCGGCTTTCCTGATGGGGGTTGCGGTCGTCGGTCAATCGTACGGCATCGTGTTGACAGTCGATCGGATTTTCCTGAAAGAGCAACCGTTTGAAGCCGTCATTCCGTTACTACTCGTCGTTCTCGGCATGCTGTTGCTCCGGGTCGCTGTGACGTATTGGAACGGTCGTCTCGGTACGACGTTATCAGCACACATGAAGCAGGCACTCCGGGAAGCACTCGTTGCGAAATATACGAGTCGCTCAGTCGAGATGATGCTACAAGGGCAAGCGGGACAAAAGGTCAGTGTTTTGCTCGACGCCGTAGACGAGATGGACAGCTACTATAGTCAGTACTTGCCGAAAGTCGTCCAGACGACGATTGTTCCGTTGATGGTCTTGATTGCGGCATTCAGTTATGACTGGATCACGGGTCTCGTCATGATGATTACGGCACCGTTCATTCCGCTGTTTTACATCATCATCGGCATCATGACGCAAAAGCGGGCCGATGCTCAACTCGAGAAGATGACAGCATTCTCGGGAACGTTCCTCGATACGTTACAAGGACTGACGACCTTGAAGTTATTTGGTCGTGCGAAACGACAACGTGACGTCATCGAAAAAAGCAGTCTTGATTTTCGAGATGCGACATTGACTGTCTTGAAGCTTGCTTTCTTGTCCTCGCTGATGCTCGAGTTCATTTCGATGCTCAGTATGGGAATGATTGCACTTGAAGTCAGTCTGCGCTTGATTTTGTTCCAAAGCATTACGTTCATCCCAGCATTCTTAATGCTTGTGTTGGCACCGGAGTATTACCTGGCACTGAAGGAGATGGGGGCTGCTTTCCATACGGGACGCGGTAGTGTCGCAGCAGCGAAGCAAATCGCAGCCGAACTGACGGCAGACGATCGCCCCGTTGCATTCGGTCAATCGGAACTTGCGACCAATCGCCCACCGCAAATCGTCTTGGATGAAGTCGGCTTTACGTATCAAGAAGGACGTTTTGCCCTGCAAGATATCGGGCTTACGATTGAGTCGTATCAAAAGGTAGCGTTGATTGGTCGCAGTGGTGCCGGTAAATCGACCGTCTTGCAGTTGATTGCCGGACTCGCAGATCCACAAGAAGGACGGATTCTGCTCGACGGGATCGAGCGCAGTCAGGCGGAGGAAACAAGTTGGTTCCGTCAGTTGAGCTACATCTCGCAACATCCGTATTTATATGCCGGAACACTCGCGGAAAACATCGCGATTGGTGAGCTTCGTCAAGCGACGGCGGAAGAGATTTTTGAAGCCGCACAGGCGGCAGGACTCGAAGAGTTGATCGCGACGTTGCCTGAAGGGATCGACACGGTCATCGGAGAAGGTGGACGTGGTCTATCAGGTGGAGAAAAGCAACGTGTTGCCTTAGCACGGGCGTTCTTAAAACGCCCGAACGTCGTCGTCTTTGATGAACCGACGACTGGACTCGATGTCAAAACGGAGCGACTGCTCCAACAAGCAATTGAGCGACTCGGACAATCGGCAACGGTCATCACTGTTGCGCACCGTTTGCATACGATCGAACGATCGGATCAAATCGTCGTTCTCGATGGCGGACGAATCGTCGACCGCGGCACACACGACGAACTGCTCCGTCGCGATTCGGAATATGCGCGGATGCGTAGCGTGCAGAGAGGGGAGGAAACACGATGAAGGAATTACTAGGAGTCTTTCGGTTGATGGTGCATCAAAAACGCGATATTGCCTGGTCGATCTTCTTCGGTGTCCTCGCCGGTGTGACGGCAGTCGGTTTGTTCGCAGCGAGTGGTTATCTGATCTCAAAGGCAGCCTTATTGCCGCCGATCCAGACGCTCGCTGTCTTGATCGCCCTACAGAAAATCTCGAGTCTGACGCGCGCCGCCAGTCGTTATGCGGAACGTTATTATTCGCACCGGGCGACGTTTACGATTCTCAGTGACATCCGGACGTCGTTCTACCGTCGACTCGAACCACTCGCACCTGGAATCTTCGGGAAGTACCGCAGTGGTGACTTACTTGCCCGGATCGTCGGGGACGTCGAGAGTCTGCAAAACACGTTCTTACGCGTCCTCTATCCACCGATCGTGTTGTTGCTCGTCTTCTTCTGTACGATCTTTTTCGTCAGTTTCTTCTCATGGACGATTGCCGGTATTCTGTTGCTTGGTTTGATTCTGACCGGTTTCTTGATTCCGGGATGGTTCGCGTACCGCGAACAGCGCTTCGCGCGCTCGGTCCGTGTCCGACGCGGTGACTTGTCGACAGAAGTGACAGAGTTATTCCAAGGCTATCGTGATTTGAAGATTTACCAACAGCTCGACCAAAAGGAACAGGACTTGAATGCGGTCGCGAAACGGTATGTCGAGGAAGAAAAACGCAATGGCTTGCATGCTGTCTCAAACCTTGCCTTAAATACGATGGCGACACTGATCATCTCTTGGCTTGTCCTCGGTGTTGGTGCTTATCTCGTCGCAAGCGGACAACTCGAAGGTGTCTTCCTTGCCTTACTCGTCATGACATCGCTGACCGTCTTTGAGAATGCGGCACCGATGGCGATTTTACCCGGTTTCTTCGAAGATAGCCGCCATGCTGCGAAACGACTCGATGAAGTCGTGACCGAGCAAGAGGAGCCGACTTACGCTCCGTTCGTCCTCGATCAAGCACCGTCCTTCGAAACGAATGCGTTGACGTTTACGTTTCCTGATGCACCACGTCCGGTCTTACGTGACGTCACTGTTTCGATTCCGGCTGGTAAGAAGACAGCGATTGTCGGAGCTAGTGGTTCTGGGAAATCAACGTTACTTCAATTAATGTTGCGGATGTATCCGACAGACGGATTAATGATTGCTGGGCAAGGCAGTCAGACGGTTGATCCGGAAGGACTCTGGCAGCACGCGAATGTCGTCTTGCAACAGAATCATTACTTCTATGGAACGCTTCGCGATAATCTGTTGCTCGCAAACGAAGCAGCAACGGACGAAGCGATGCGGCAAGCACTCGACGATGTTGGATTAACGACGTTCGAGTTGAGTGATCGTGTGTTTGAAAAAGGAGAGAACTTATCCGGGGGAGAAAAGCAACGGCTAGCAATTGCCCGCGTGCTCTTGCGGGAAGCATCGCTTTACTTGCTGGACGAACCGACGTCCTCCGTTGATGCTTTGACAGAACAGATGATTCTTACGCGACTGTTCGCGCGAGCAACGGACGCGACACTCGTCCTCGTCAGCCACCGCTTAGCAGGTCTTGAAGCGATGGATCAAATCATCGTCATGGATCAAGGTCAAGTCATCGAAGTCGGAACGTATGCCGAATTGATGGCACGACAAGGTGCGTTTTACGAGTTAAAACAAGTCGAGCAATCGGTGTTTGCTCCGATCGGATAAAAAGTATGAAAGGCAATGAATCAAGTAGGGTTCATTGCCTTTTTATTTAGCTTGAAAGAACTGAAAAGACATGACAGTCTACTTTTGAAATGGTAAAGTCTAGAAAAAACGTGGAGGGATTTCATGCGCATCGAGCAATCATCCATCGTCGTCGATCAGACGACCATTTCATATGATCATTTTCAGATGGGATCAAAACAGGTCTGTTTCTTGATCTCGGGAGCATCTTACTTATATGATCACCCTTACTTTTACTACAGCCGGATGGCACTACTCGCTCGTGGCATCGATGTCATCTGTATTCACTACGTGACGGAAGATTTATTTTCGATGTCAGACGCGGAATCGAATACGTGCATGACGCGCCGGGTCGACGCTGTCGTCTCAGAAGTGCTCGCGACGCATCCATATGAAAACGTCCAGTTCATTGCGAAGTCGTTAGGAACGATTCCGCTTGCCGCGTTACTTGCTAAACCAAACTTACAGCAAGCACGCTTCGTCTTTTTAACACCTGTCCTGAATGAAGTGGTCAAGCAAATCGCCAATTCGTCGCAAGCTGGACTCCTCGTCATCGGGACAGCCGATAAGTTTTATGATGAAGCGCTACTCGAAACGTGTCGGACGTCATTACTGACGATTGATGTCATCGAAGGAGCGAATCATTCCCTCGATCAAGGATTTGAGGTCGATGCGTCACTTGCAGTTCTTAGACACGTCATTCGTCAGATCGAAGTCAGTTTATTTGAGCCGCTACATAAGTAAAAAAATCCGTCCAGCAGAGAGTTAGCTGGACGGATTTTTGTTTAGTAGGGACGAAGTAAGGCACGAACGGGACTACCGTCTCCGTCAACAAGTGGAAGTGGTACAGCATTTAAATGATAATCACCGGGCGTGATTGCATCGAGAACAAGTCCTTCAAGGATATGGACACCATGTCGCGCGAGGGCGTGATGGGCTGCCATTTCTTTGCTATCAATTGCATCGACGCTTGGTAAATCGAGCCCGATCAGCGAAACTCCAAGTTCTCCGAGTCGCTCGGCAAGACTTGGTGTTAA
This window of the Exiguobacterium acetylicum genome carries:
- a CDS encoding glycosyltransferase, producing the protein MSQEYIAVFTDHFRQIPYESLISYYPVLFYTQPGKCPASFQQIAITEIKEAETHEILLYIVDYETREDELAIANQIRATRPRSKILMVKEAIRRKGDFPYHLVQGDGMLRLFSYRPAYPNELFAEIQHIIHPEYPILKDTIAFILPIFNEEKRFNYVKDFLESLATFISEDYIHASINFFDDASSDRSKALLQEYRSIVMEATDTLFTVGYLEVHQVEQNTRKAGLFIEGMKNISSDYYVFVDADNSFRIEDIARLLTIAQEGYYDIVVGTKDLTIEDRGAVRRFMSFGKRNLTRFFLPKGVTDSQTGLKIINRRVVHRLLPYLHVESGLAIDLELMYAAKKERLRVYQQPVTCIEREGSHVNLVKDSIAFLQTMFSLYKRHRKEEVPVK
- the ypfJ gene encoding KPN_02809 family neutral zinc metallopeptidase, whose translation is MKWKGRQRSSNVEDRRGMGGKGIAGIGGGVGIILLIVITLMGGNPAELLGDLTGSDQQDTAYQETAQEKEAADFVSVVLADTERVWTEEFEQDGKTYKKPKLVLYTDQVSSACGQAGKSVGPFYCPGDQKLYIDLSFYDELQTKYGAPGDFAMAYVIAHEVGHHVQTLLGKSDEIMPLREQMSEEKFNKYLVRFELQADYYAGVWAHHAQGENLLEEGDLEEALTAANAVGDDTLQEKGQGYVVPESFTHGTSAQRERWFQKGFDNGTIEGGDTFKAKNL
- a CDS encoding nuclear transport factor 2 family protein, whose protein sequence is MVLNRYFDLFDASRTDAQAFEDLVSLFTTDITFVLNGQPQHGIDAWKQFVRYVFTANQDIKHMYAGWEETTPGTYATRWAVCGKRADGSVFTQDGKDIARLDGNGRIAYLENVPDDPTMFRS
- a CDS encoding Rrf2 family transcriptional regulator — translated: MQMKTGVEQSVYAMLLLTFLPERAVLSGEFISQQLGASPTYFQKLLRKLVQADLLYSVPGVKGGFRLRRSADEIQIFDVYQAIEGKQTLYASSGVFKDLMGIQEQEIGLLSNLMTEAEDAWQSTLKRESIGSIRQAIDTSCPPEHLERLHMLIKDRMMAL
- the cydD gene encoding thiol reductant ABC exporter subunit CydD, whose product is MNPLKGIVQIPRSILIQFIIAAFLMGVAVVGQSYGIVLTVDRIFLKEQPFEAVIPLLLVVLGMLLLRVAVTYWNGRLGTTLSAHMKQALREALVAKYTSRSVEMMLQGQAGQKVSVLLDAVDEMDSYYSQYLPKVVQTTIVPLMVLIAAFSYDWITGLVMMITAPFIPLFYIIIGIMTQKRADAQLEKMTAFSGTFLDTLQGLTTLKLFGRAKRQRDVIEKSSLDFRDATLTVLKLAFLSSLMLEFISMLSMGMIALEVSLRLILFQSITFIPAFLMLVLAPEYYLALKEMGAAFHTGRGSVAAAKQIAAELTADDRPVAFGQSELATNRPPQIVLDEVGFTYQEGRFALQDIGLTIESYQKVALIGRSGAGKSTVLQLIAGLADPQEGRILLDGIERSQAEETSWFRQLSYISQHPYLYAGTLAENIAIGELRQATAEEIFEAAQAAGLEELIATLPEGIDTVIGEGGRGLSGGEKQRVALARAFLKRPNVVVFDEPTTGLDVKTERLLQQAIERLGQSATVITVAHRLHTIERSDQIVVLDGGRIVDRGTHDELLRRDSEYARMRSVQRGEETR
- the cydC gene encoding thiol reductant ABC exporter subunit CydC — its product is MKELLGVFRLMVHQKRDIAWSIFFGVLAGVTAVGLFAASGYLISKAALLPPIQTLAVLIALQKISSLTRAASRYAERYYSHRATFTILSDIRTSFYRRLEPLAPGIFGKYRSGDLLARIVGDVESLQNTFLRVLYPPIVLLLVFFCTIFFVSFFSWTIAGILLLGLILTGFLIPGWFAYREQRFARSVRVRRGDLSTEVTELFQGYRDLKIYQQLDQKEQDLNAVAKRYVEEEKRNGLHAVSNLALNTMATLIISWLVLGVGAYLVASGQLEGVFLALLVMTSLTVFENAAPMAILPGFFEDSRHAAKRLDEVVTEQEEPTYAPFVLDQAPSFETNALTFTFPDAPRPVLRDVTVSIPAGKKTAIVGASGSGKSTLLQLMLRMYPTDGLMIAGQGSQTVDPEGLWQHANVVLQQNHYFYGTLRDNLLLANEAATDEAMRQALDDVGLTTFELSDRVFEKGENLSGGEKQRLAIARVLLREASLYLLDEPTSSVDALTEQMILTRLFARATDATLVLVSHRLAGLEAMDQIIVMDQGQVIEVGTYAELMARQGAFYELKQVEQSVFAPIG